The Carassius gibelio isolate Cgi1373 ecotype wild population from Czech Republic chromosome B22, carGib1.2-hapl.c, whole genome shotgun sequence genome window below encodes:
- the cers5 gene encoding ceramide synthase 5: MAALSAWFWNERFWLPHNVTWADLADPAPGVEYPKAGHLLSALPLALGIFAVRVVFERCIAGPCASILQIQTELSRRAQPNAVLDKVFTSITKSPDSKHLEGLSKQLDWDVRKIQRWFRQRRNQDKPSNRTKFCESMWRFTFYLCIFTYGIRFLWQSPWMWDTRHCWYNYPYQVLSSGLYYYYITELAFYWSLMFSQFTDIKRKDFLIMFIHHLATISLISFSYVNNMLRVGSLVMCVHDTSDFLLEAAKLANYAKSQRLCDILFVVFSMIFFGTRLIIFPFWILNTTLFESWEIIGPYPSWWLFNSLLLVLQLLHVIWSYLIARIAFKAIMRGKVGKDERSDIESSSEEETETTLKERIKTAQSRGENGTNGHFGSKPWSQNHNTW; this comes from the exons ATGGCAGCGCTCTCAGCCTGGTTCTGGAACGAGCGCTTCTGGCTCCCACACAATGTCACTTGGGCGGATCTGGCCGACCCCGCGCCCGGGGTGGAGTACCCTAAAGCCGGTCACTTGCTCTCCGCGCTGCCGCTGGCCTTGGGGATCTTCGCGGTGCGGGTCGTCTTCGAGAG GTGTATCGCGGGTCCATGTGCCTCCATCCTTCAGATCCAGACAGAGTTGAGTCGGAGAGCCCAGCCCAACGCCGTTTTGGATAAAGTGTTTACATCCATCACAAAG TCCCCAGACTCGAAGCACTTAGAGGGTCTGTCGAAGCAGCTGGACTGGGACGTCAGGAAGATCCAGAGATGGTTTCGACAACGGCGGAACCAGGACAAACCCAGCAACAGAACCAAGTTTTGTGAGAGCAT GTGGAGGTTTACATTCTATCTGTGTATATTTACGTACGGGATCCGTTTCCTGTGGCAG tcTCCCTGGATGTGGGATACGAGACACTGCTGGTACAATTACCCCTATCAG gTGCTGAGCTCAggcctgtattattattatatcacagAACTGGCCTTCTACTGGTCGCTCATGTTCTCTCAGTTCACAGACATCAAAAGAAAG GATTTCCTCATCATGTTCATTCATCATCTGGCGACCATCAGCCTGATCAGTTTCTCGTATGTGAATAACATGTTGCGTGTGGGGAGTCTGGTCATGTGTGTTCACGACACTTCGGACTTCCTGCTGGAG GCCGCAAAGCTAGCAAACTACGCCAAATCCCAGCGTTTATGTGACATCTTGTTTGTGGTGTTCAGTATGATCTTCTTTGGGACGAGATTGATCATTTTCCCCTTCTG GATTCTGAACACGACGCTGTTCGAGAGCTGGGAGATCATCGGGCCGTACCCGTCCTGGTGGCTCTTCAACTCTCTGCTGCTGGTGCTGCAGCTGCTGCACGTCATCTGGTCCTACCTCATCGCCCGCATCGCCTTCAAAGCCATCATGAGAGGAAAG GTGGGCAAAGATGAACGCAGTGACATCGAAAGCAGCTCAGAGGAAGAAACCGAAACGACACTCAAAGAGCGAATCAAGACGGCTCAATCCCGAGGAGAGAATGGCACCAACGGCCATTTTGGCTCTAAACCCTGGAGCCAGAACCACAACACCTGGTGA
- the LOC127988167 gene encoding uncharacterized protein LOC127988167, giving the protein MAAPVAGGLTEFLVSVAVASWLAQGLLSVNAEIVSVSMSEGDSVTLLTGIKTNQEDRFRWYFDDTRIAYISGDPSKTCTDVQCNDGTERFINRLKLDHQTGSLTIRNITTTDSGLYTLTIKTSSDTETFNVSVHGVSAAERDTMKRKSVKEGESVTLDPGVIKQPNDVITWCFNDSLIAETTGDQTHICEDVQCDDRFRDRLELDHQTGSLTITDTRTTDSGLYEVKIKSNTIHYSTTNTNSFTLSVTVVSGSGLSSAVVAGIGVGVVVPAAAVIYYCRRKTRKDEGTPHDRRGSFAMTVCMLV; this is encoded by the exons ATGGCGGCGCCGGTTGCTGGAGGATTGACGGAGTTTTTAGTTAGTGTGGCAGTGGCTTCATGGCTTGCGCAAG GTTTACTCAGCGTTAATGCAGAAATCGTCTCAGTGTCCATGTCAGAGGGAGATTCAGTTACTCTTCTCACCGgtattaaaacaaaccaagaaGACAGATTTAGATGGTATTTTGATGACACTCGCATCGCTTACATCAGTGGAGATCCCAGTAAGACCTGCACAGATGTTCAGTGTAATGATGGCACTGAGAGATTCAtaaacagactgaagctggatcatcagactggatctctgaccatcaggaACATCAcaaccacagactctggactttatacaCTGACGATCAAGACCAGCAGCGATACAGAGACCTTCAATGTGTCTGTCCATG gtgtttctGCTGCTGAACGAGATACGATGAAGAGAAagtcagtgaaggagggagaatCTGTTACTCTAGATCCTGGAGTAATAAAACAACCAAATGATGTGATCACGTGGTGTTTTAATGACTCTCTCATCGCTGAAACCACTGGAGATCAGACTCACATCTGTGAAGATGTTCAGTGTGATgacagattcagagacagactggagctggatcatcagactggatctctgaccatcacagacaccagaaccacagactctggactttatgaaGTGAAGATCAAATCCAACACAATCCACTACAGTACCACCAACACTAACAGCTTCACTCTTTCTGTGACTG TTGTTTCAGGTTCAGGTCTGTCTTCAGCTGTTGTAGCAGGAATTGGTGTTGGTGTCGTTGTACCTGCTGCTGCTGTGATTTACTATTGCCGCAGGAAAACCAGAAAGG atgAAGGAACCCCTCATGATCGGAGAGGATCATTTGCAATGACCGTTTGCATGCTTGTTTGA